The Pseudodesulfovibrio sp. zrk46 genome contains a region encoding:
- a CDS encoding molybdopterin-dependent aldehyde oxidoreductase: MIKLNLMVNNAPKQVICEKDDTLSTILRESLGLTSVKVGCGTGQCGSCSVIVDGKLIRSCSYKMSRINDGATILTTEGIGTPDNLHPIQVSWIAHGGAQCGFCTPGFIVSSYALLEANPSPTREDIRDWFQKYRNACRCTGYKQLVDSVMDAAAVMRGEKSMDDLLFEIPEDGRIWGTKYPRPTGVAKVTGTLDYGADLGIKMPEGTLKLALVQAEVSHAKILSIDTAEAEQMPGVEKIVTYRDVKGKNRITGLITFPTNKGDGWDRPILCDEKVFQYGDAIAIVCADTEKNAKAAAAKVKVELERLPEYMSAQAAMADDAIEIHPGTPNVYYTQKIAKGAETESIFDSADVVVEGDYFTTRQPHMPIEPDVGFAYLDDEGKLCIHSKSIGLHLHLYMIAPGLGVEPENMVMVQNPAGGTFGYKFSPTMEALVGAACLATGKPVFLCYDYHQQMTYTGKRSPQNTSVRLAADKDGKLLGMETDWTVDHGPYSEFGDLLTLRGAQFIGSGYDIANIRGEGRTVCTNHCWGAAFRGYGGPEAEFPSESLMDELAEKLGMDPLELRYKNVYRKGSTTPTGCDPEVYSLPEMLDTLRPKYEEAKKKAEANSTADVKRGVGISLGVYGSGLDGPDTAEADVRLNEDGTVTVLTCWHDHGQGADMGTLGSAHEALRPLGLAPEQIKLVLNDTRVCPNGGPAGGSRSQVVVGNAIKVGCEMLIKAMTKSDGSYRSYQEMVDENIDLVQHGKWTAPANDCDENGQGKPFACYMYGVCMAEVAVETATGKTTVEKITFIADIGKVNNFLVVDGQMYGGIAQAIGLALYEDYEDIQKHSTLKGAGFPYIKQIPDDMEVIYVESERPDGPFGASGVGEIPLCIPHPAIINGIYNACGVRVRELPALPEKVLAGLKG, encoded by the coding sequence ATGATCAAACTCAATCTCATGGTGAACAACGCTCCCAAGCAGGTCATCTGCGAAAAGGATGACACGCTGTCAACCATCCTGCGTGAGAGCCTCGGACTCACTAGCGTCAAGGTCGGTTGCGGCACTGGTCAGTGCGGCAGTTGTTCCGTCATCGTCGACGGAAAACTCATTCGTTCCTGCTCTTACAAAATGAGTAGAATTAACGATGGGGCTACTATTCTTACTACTGAGGGAATCGGTACTCCAGACAATCTGCACCCCATCCAGGTATCCTGGATCGCCCATGGCGGCGCACAGTGCGGTTTCTGTACTCCTGGTTTTATCGTCTCTTCTTATGCTCTTCTCGAAGCGAATCCTTCCCCGACTCGTGAAGACATTCGAGATTGGTTCCAGAAGTATCGTAACGCTTGTCGTTGTACAGGTTACAAGCAACTGGTCGACTCCGTAATGGACGCTGCAGCTGTTATGCGTGGCGAGAAATCCATGGACGACCTTCTCTTCGAGATTCCTGAAGATGGTCGCATCTGGGGAACCAAATATCCTCGTCCCACTGGTGTTGCCAAGGTCACTGGTACTCTGGACTACGGTGCAGACCTCGGAATCAAGATGCCTGAAGGAACACTGAAGCTCGCTCTTGTTCAGGCGGAAGTGTCTCACGCTAAGATCTTGTCCATCGACACCGCTGAAGCTGAACAGATGCCTGGTGTTGAAAAGATCGTTACCTACAGAGATGTGAAAGGTAAAAACCGCATCACTGGTTTGATTACCTTCCCAACCAACAAGGGTGACGGTTGGGATCGACCCATATTGTGTGATGAGAAAGTGTTCCAGTATGGCGACGCCATAGCTATCGTGTGTGCCGATACTGAAAAGAACGCCAAGGCTGCCGCGGCGAAGGTAAAAGTAGAACTTGAGCGTCTGCCCGAATACATGAGTGCCCAGGCTGCCATGGCTGACGATGCCATTGAAATTCATCCCGGTACTCCTAATGTTTACTACACCCAGAAAATCGCGAAGGGTGCTGAAACTGAGTCCATTTTCGATAGCGCTGATGTTGTCGTTGAGGGTGATTACTTCACCACCCGTCAGCCTCATATGCCCATCGAGCCGGATGTTGGTTTTGCTTACCTTGATGATGAAGGCAAGCTCTGCATCCACTCCAAATCCATCGGTCTGCACTTGCATTTGTATATGATCGCTCCTGGCTTGGGTGTGGAACCTGAAAACATGGTCATGGTCCAGAACCCGGCTGGTGGTACTTTCGGTTATAAGTTCTCCCCGACCATGGAAGCTTTGGTTGGTGCAGCCTGTCTCGCCACTGGCAAGCCTGTGTTCCTTTGTTACGATTACCATCAGCAGATGACATACACCGGTAAGCGTTCGCCCCAGAACACCTCCGTGCGTCTGGCTGCAGACAAAGATGGTAAGCTGCTTGGCATGGAAACCGACTGGACCGTTGACCATGGTCCCTACTCAGAGTTCGGTGACTTGCTGACCCTGCGTGGTGCTCAGTTCATTGGTTCTGGCTACGATATCGCCAATATTCGTGGAGAAGGTCGCACAGTTTGCACCAACCATTGCTGGGGTGCTGCATTCCGCGGCTATGGTGGCCCTGAAGCGGAGTTCCCCTCTGAGTCTCTCATGGATGAATTGGCTGAGAAGCTTGGCATGGATCCTTTGGAGTTGCGCTACAAGAACGTCTACCGCAAAGGTTCCACCACTCCCACTGGCTGTGATCCCGAGGTCTACTCACTGCCTGAAATGCTCGACACACTCCGTCCCAAGTATGAGGAAGCCAAGAAGAAAGCCGAGGCCAATTCTACTGCTGACGTGAAACGTGGCGTGGGTATCTCTCTTGGTGTGTATGGTTCCGGTCTTGACGGTCCGGATACCGCAGAAGCGGATGTACGCCTGAATGAAGACGGTACTGTTACAGTTCTGACCTGTTGGCATGACCATGGGCAGGGTGCAGATATGGGTACCTTGGGCTCCGCCCACGAAGCCTTGCGTCCTCTCGGTCTTGCTCCTGAGCAGATCAAGCTGGTCCTTAACGATACTCGTGTATGTCCTAATGGTGGCCCTGCAGGTGGCTCTCGTTCCCAGGTTGTCGTCGGTAATGCCATCAAAGTTGGCTGCGAAATGCTTATCAAGGCCATGACCAAGTCCGATGGTTCTTATCGTAGCTATCAGGAGATGGTTGATGAAAATATCGACCTGGTCCAGCATGGCAAGTGGACTGCTCCGGCTAACGATTGCGACGAAAATGGACAGGGTAAGCCCTTCGCTTGCTACATGTACGGCGTCTGTATGGCTGAAGTTGCCGTTGAGACTGCCACCGGTAAAACTACCGTGGAAAAGATCACCTTCATCGCTGATATCGGTAAGGTGAACAACTTCCTCGTAGTGGATGGACAGATGTACGGCGGCATTGCACAGGCTATTGGTCTGGCTTTGTACGAGGATTATGAAGACATTCAGAAGCATTCCACCCTTAAGGGTGCAGGCTTCCCGTATATCAAACAGATTCCGGATGACATGGAAGTGATCTATGTCGAGTCCGAGCGTCCTGATGGCCCGTTCGGCGCCTCTGGTGTTGGTGAAATTCCGCTTTGTATCCCGCACCCGGCTATTATCAACGGTATCTACAATGCCTGTGGTGTGCGTGTTCGCGAACTTCCCGCACTTCCTGAAAAGGTGTTGGCTGGCCTCAAAGGTTAA
- a CDS encoding pyridine nucleotide-disulfide oxidoreductase/dicluster-binding protein, with amino-acid sequence MEQADLRRLESQCVQEETPQCVAACPLHVDAKQFCKLMAQRRIDKAWQVLAKTMPLPGVLARMCGEPCKAACVRQDVGGPINMGTMERYCAENAKPINPPKPLPARNKSVGVVGGGFTGLCAAWELARRGFETTLYCSQLGEGLPPFPEGVLDRELTGLETMGVKIETGFDASVSFIRTLIGDMDAVFVDSDVLPESVRDFGAPDELTLGTQEHGLFVSLQGEDSAILQAATGRRAANSIERFTQGVSMVTGRELEGPYETRLYTNLDNVQSLTSALPERDCSELDVRDEAKRCLQCECMECVKSCEYLRHYKFYPKVYARQIYNNESIVMGTRQANTMINSCMLCGLCETVCPEDFSMADVCLEARRTMVEGDKMPPSAHEFALRDMAFANGEKCSLAKHAPGTDTSDYLFFPGCQLTASDPSGVEAAYADLRNRLGNVGLMLHCCGAPAEWSGRVVLERDSMNDLKQIWESLGAPKIIAACPTCLKSLRAGLPNAEITSHWSLLRVLGIREDSVSPKGPFAINDPCAARHDVVLREDIRSILDTLGADTVEPELSGETTQCCGYGGLLSEANPALGMHVAAKRAEAREEDYVTYCVMCRDMMAKTGKRALHLYDLLYSEVNDPAARPSPGYSERRENRVRLKEHLLRNLWREEPNSVAELFESIDVSFTDEALQRMEQRRILKSDVQKTLLAVRESGKRFVHAETGHYLTSHRPVIVTYWVEYEEQGKSYLVHNVWSHRMHIKGVKS; translated from the coding sequence ATGGAACAAGCCGATCTGAGGCGTTTGGAAAGTCAGTGTGTGCAGGAGGAGACACCTCAGTGTGTTGCCGCCTGCCCTTTGCATGTGGATGCAAAACAGTTCTGCAAGCTCATGGCGCAGCGTAGAATAGACAAGGCATGGCAGGTGCTTGCCAAGACAATGCCTTTGCCTGGAGTTTTGGCTCGGATGTGCGGTGAACCGTGCAAGGCTGCCTGTGTTCGTCAAGACGTTGGTGGTCCTATCAATATGGGCACGATGGAACGGTATTGTGCAGAGAACGCCAAGCCAATTAATCCGCCCAAACCATTACCTGCTCGTAATAAATCTGTGGGCGTTGTTGGGGGCGGATTTACAGGCCTCTGTGCTGCTTGGGAATTGGCTCGGCGTGGCTTTGAGACGACTCTTTATTGTAGTCAGTTGGGTGAAGGTCTACCTCCCTTCCCGGAAGGAGTACTGGACCGAGAGCTTACTGGGCTTGAGACAATGGGTGTAAAAATTGAAACTGGGTTCGACGCCTCGGTTTCTTTTATCCGCACTTTAATTGGTGATATGGATGCCGTGTTTGTGGATTCGGATGTGTTGCCTGAGAGTGTGCGCGATTTTGGTGCTCCTGACGAATTAACCCTTGGCACCCAAGAGCACGGCCTTTTTGTTAGTTTGCAAGGAGAGGACTCTGCAATCCTTCAAGCAGCAACCGGAAGACGCGCTGCAAATTCCATCGAACGTTTTACTCAAGGCGTATCCATGGTCACTGGGCGTGAATTGGAAGGTCCATATGAGACGCGTCTTTATACTAACCTAGACAATGTTCAGTCTTTGACTTCAGCTCTTCCGGAGAGAGATTGTTCGGAGTTGGATGTTCGCGATGAAGCCAAGCGCTGCTTGCAGTGTGAATGCATGGAGTGCGTGAAAAGTTGTGAATATTTGCGTCATTACAAATTTTATCCGAAGGTATACGCGCGTCAGATTTACAACAACGAATCTATTGTAATGGGAACACGTCAAGCCAACACCATGATAAATTCGTGTATGCTGTGTGGTTTGTGCGAGACTGTATGCCCTGAAGATTTTTCGATGGCAGATGTTTGTTTGGAGGCGCGACGTACCATGGTGGAAGGAGATAAGATGCCTCCTTCGGCTCATGAGTTTGCCTTGCGTGATATGGCATTTGCCAATGGTGAAAAGTGCTCTTTGGCGAAGCACGCTCCTGGTACTGATACAAGTGACTACCTCTTTTTCCCTGGCTGCCAACTCACTGCGTCTGATCCTAGTGGGGTTGAGGCCGCTTACGCTGATTTGCGTAATCGTCTTGGTAATGTCGGATTGATGCTGCATTGCTGTGGTGCTCCAGCCGAGTGGTCTGGGCGTGTTGTGTTAGAACGTGACTCAATGAATGATCTTAAACAGATTTGGGAAAGCCTTGGAGCTCCCAAGATTATAGCTGCGTGTCCTACCTGTCTTAAGAGCTTGCGAGCAGGACTGCCTAACGCAGAGATTACGTCTCATTGGTCTTTACTTCGTGTTCTCGGCATACGGGAAGATTCTGTATCCCCTAAAGGTCCGTTTGCTATCAATGATCCATGCGCTGCTCGGCATGATGTCGTTTTGCGTGAAGATATCCGTTCCATACTGGATACGCTCGGTGCAGACACGGTGGAGCCGGAGCTTAGTGGAGAGACAACTCAATGCTGTGGTTATGGGGGCCTACTGTCAGAAGCTAATCCTGCGCTTGGAATGCATGTGGCAGCAAAAAGAGCCGAGGCCCGGGAAGAAGATTACGTGACATATTGTGTCATGTGCCGAGACATGATGGCCAAGACCGGTAAGCGTGCATTGCATCTTTATGATTTGCTTTATTCCGAAGTAAATGATCCAGCAGCGCGACCATCTCCTGGGTATTCTGAGCGAAGGGAAAATCGAGTTCGGCTTAAGGAGCATCTCTTGCGTAATCTGTGGCGGGAGGAGCCCAATTCAGTCGCAGAGCTGTTTGAGAGCATTGACGTTTCGTTCACAGATGAGGCTCTTCAGCGTATGGAACAGCGCCGAATTCTTAAGAGCGACGTTCAGAAAACGTTGTTGGCTGTCCGCGAGTCCGGCAAGCGTTTCGTGCATGCCGAGACTGGGCATTATCTTACATCACATCGGCCGGTAATCGTAACCTACTGGGTTGAGTATGAGGAACAGGGGAAGAGCTACCTGGTTCACAACGTGTGGTCGCACCGTATGCATATCAAAGGGGTAAAGTCATGA
- a CDS encoding DVU_1557 family redox protein, whose amino-acid sequence MSVIKVPEADSAGWSCANCNVELTMQHVELEYLDSLFNVELPACPQCGIVLIPETLALGKMNQVEHLLEDK is encoded by the coding sequence ATGAGTGTGATCAAGGTTCCTGAAGCTGATTCTGCTGGATGGAGTTGCGCGAATTGTAATGTGGAATTGACCATGCAGCATGTGGAGTTGGAATACCTCGACTCTTTGTTCAATGTTGAGCTACCAGCCTGTCCCCAGTGTGGGATTGTACTAATCCCTGAGACATTGGCTTTGGGAAAAATGAATCAGGTGGAGCACCTGCTGGAGGATAAGTAG
- the trsM gene encoding DVU_1556 family methyltransferase: protein MRETIPLWERPILHEVAGGTLHPGGFTLTDRAAEFIGVLPGWNVLDVGCGLGTTVSRLRSRFGARAFGIEASLKQIERAQGLPGIAQAQGDALPFGDGVFSAVFCECVLSLLQNPHEGVAEFFRVLQPGGYLALSDLCASGSPILEFNSCAARAIPLDEIPKVIEGCGFVIMNMENHTRLLTDLAARLLLAGGDGADCGCGRQGLGYFLMIARKEG, encoded by the coding sequence GTGCGTGAGACTATTCCCTTATGGGAGCGTCCCATTCTTCACGAAGTAGCAGGAGGTACATTGCACCCCGGTGGTTTTACTCTGACAGATCGAGCTGCCGAGTTCATTGGAGTGCTTCCCGGTTGGAATGTTCTTGATGTTGGTTGTGGTTTGGGGACCACAGTGTCTCGTTTGCGTTCTCGTTTTGGCGCCAGAGCTTTTGGAATAGAAGCTTCATTGAAACAGATTGAACGCGCACAGGGGTTGCCTGGTATTGCACAGGCTCAAGGTGATGCATTGCCATTCGGAGATGGTGTCTTTTCTGCTGTCTTTTGCGAGTGTGTACTATCTCTTCTTCAGAATCCACATGAGGGCGTAGCGGAGTTCTTTCGCGTCCTTCAACCCGGCGGATATCTCGCTTTGTCTGACCTTTGCGCATCTGGATCTCCGATCTTGGAATTTAATTCTTGTGCTGCTCGAGCTATCCCCTTGGATGAGATCCCAAAAGTAATAGAGGGATGTGGGTTCGTCATTATGAATATGGAAAACCATACTCGTTTGCTGACAGATCTTGCTGCAAGACTTTTGTTGGCAGGGGGTGACGGAGCCGATTGTGGCTGTGGACGCCAGGGATTGGGGTATTTCTTAATGATTGCTCGGAAAGAGGGGTAA
- a CDS encoding DVU_1555 family C-GCAxxG-C-C protein — protein sequence MLDDSGLKMIELAGMGYCCSQIMVLMTLDEIGRENPDLVRSAAGLCNGLGDCSGTCGVYTGAALSLGMYSGKGAEMEEADERLALMLESLRDWFTEATSHFGGTRCGDILDGLCGQPDPARCGGLISSAYAQIRQILVDNGFDPSEGRNEL from the coding sequence ATGTTAGATGATAGCGGCTTGAAAATGATTGAATTGGCCGGCATGGGGTACTGTTGCTCCCAGATAATGGTCTTAATGACTTTGGATGAAATTGGGCGCGAAAACCCCGATTTAGTTCGGTCAGCAGCTGGATTGTGTAATGGTTTAGGAGATTGTTCAGGGACGTGTGGTGTGTACACAGGAGCTGCTTTGAGTCTTGGAATGTATTCCGGAAAGGGGGCTGAAATGGAAGAGGCCGACGAGCGGTTGGCTCTTATGCTGGAATCGCTTCGTGATTGGTTTACCGAAGCTACCAGTCATTTTGGTGGGACAAGGTGTGGAGATATTCTAGATGGCCTTTGTGGGCAGCCCGACCCCGCTCGGTGTGGAGGCTTGATTTCAAGTGCCTATGCTCAGATTCGGCAGATTTTGGTAGATAATGGTTTTGATCCGTCTGAGGGACGCAACGAATTATGA
- the trsS gene encoding radical SAM (seleno)protein TrsS, producing MSRIPRSVCPVCLRPIPASHETVGDETFIVKACPDHGEFRTVVWRGSPDFSDWSRTKIPSLPRKPFTRAEKGCPMDCGLCDGHRQHTCTAVLEITQRCNLSCPVCFASSGKGTQAEPDVDKIDFLLDRVLESSGRCNLQLSGGEPTVRADLDRLIRLAKNKGFPFVQLNSNGLRFAHEDGFAEKMAQVGLDSVFLQFDGTENDIYQELRGQPLLDDKLRAISNLMNAGIGIVLVPTVVPGVNDSNLGAIIQLASKFSPGVRGVHFQPVSYFGRYPDSPQDNQRITLPEIMRLLECQTHGAMRASHFTPPGCEHSHCSFHANYVVSNNGKLTRLGTDGKCGCTPRPASEGADKAKAFVKRQWTAPMTELSEFKAQDDLDRFISRAASHTLAISAMAFQDCWTLDLERLKGCCIHEVAPDGRLIPFCAYNLTSMSGEALYRGKAQ from the coding sequence ATGAGTCGTATTCCTCGTAGTGTCTGCCCGGTATGTTTACGTCCTATTCCAGCATCTCATGAAACTGTGGGGGACGAAACGTTCATAGTGAAGGCGTGTCCGGACCACGGAGAATTTCGTACTGTGGTGTGGCGTGGCTCACCTGATTTTTCAGATTGGTCGAGGACCAAAATCCCTTCTCTCCCCAGAAAGCCATTTACCCGTGCTGAGAAAGGATGCCCTATGGATTGTGGCTTATGTGATGGTCATCGTCAGCATACTTGCACGGCAGTATTGGAAATCACTCAACGTTGTAATCTTTCATGCCCTGTCTGTTTTGCCTCTTCGGGAAAGGGGACTCAAGCAGAACCTGATGTCGATAAAATTGATTTTCTTCTAGATAGAGTTTTGGAATCTTCCGGTAGATGTAATTTGCAACTATCTGGTGGAGAGCCCACTGTTCGGGCTGATCTCGATCGTTTGATTCGCCTTGCCAAGAATAAAGGGTTTCCTTTTGTTCAACTCAACTCTAACGGGCTCCGGTTTGCTCATGAAGATGGATTTGCCGAAAAGATGGCTCAGGTTGGATTGGATTCCGTATTTTTGCAGTTTGATGGGACAGAGAATGACATTTATCAGGAGTTACGTGGTCAGCCTTTATTGGATGATAAGCTTCGAGCTATCAGCAACCTAATGAATGCCGGCATAGGCATTGTTCTTGTCCCAACTGTCGTTCCAGGAGTAAACGATAGTAATTTGGGAGCAATAATCCAGTTAGCTTCAAAATTTTCTCCGGGCGTCCGGGGTGTGCATTTCCAGCCGGTGAGCTATTTCGGACGTTATCCTGATTCGCCTCAAGATAATCAGCGTATTACTCTTCCTGAAATTATGAGATTGCTAGAATGCCAGACCCATGGAGCAATGCGTGCATCCCACTTTACGCCGCCAGGATGTGAGCATTCCCACTGTTCATTTCATGCAAATTATGTTGTTTCGAACAATGGAAAACTGACTCGTTTGGGAACAGATGGGAAGTGTGGTTGCACACCGCGTCCAGCATCAGAAGGAGCAGACAAAGCTAAGGCTTTTGTTAAGCGTCAATGGACAGCTCCCATGACTGAGCTTTCCGAGTTTAAGGCTCAAGATGATCTTGATCGATTTATTTCCAGAGCGGCAAGCCATACGTTGGCGATTTCCGCAATGGCGTTTCAGGATTGTTGGACTTTGGATCTTGAACGCCTAAAAGGGTGCTGTATTCACGAAGTTGCACCGGATGGACGGCTTATTCCGTTTTGCGCATATAACCTTACATCTATGAGTGGCGAAGCTCTGTATCGGGGTAAAGCACAATGA
- a CDS encoding DVU_1553 family AMP-dependent CoA ligase, with amino-acid sequence MTLSVLDQWLARRMEGAPYARPSREQLEAWQFNQLRRVVSHAKSNSPFYKQHLAGVDIASIGSLVDFSSLPMMTADHLRDSPEQMLCVSQDHIERVVTLSSSGTTGPPKRIFYTPEDLEATREFFSWGMSNLVSAGDTTLLLMPADRPGGVGQLLTESLQRVGVRAVAHGILEDAEQALEQCLAERAQCIVGSAAHVNLLAAAWEAKRISSHKIRSVLLCWDAVPDAVVRNLERILGCRVFRHWGMIETGLGGAVECEPYSGMHIRETDVYLEIVSPENGESVQDGQFGELVISTPLKLGMPLIRYKTGDVGRILPERCDCGSPLKRLDPIVHRLDDGILVNGNWLLLRDLNERLYALPGVADFSVDYCDNRIQIVVCGEPASLAHDVRKDMESMIGIGQAIANGSIELNVSCQNSGIPAVAGLGKRRIRQGLRG; translated from the coding sequence ATGACGTTGTCGGTTCTCGATCAATGGCTTGCACGTCGTATGGAGGGAGCGCCGTATGCACGACCAAGCCGCGAACAGTTAGAAGCTTGGCAGTTTAACCAACTTAGAAGAGTCGTTAGCCATGCGAAAAGCAATAGCCCCTTTTACAAACAACATTTGGCAGGAGTTGATATAGCTTCTATTGGCTCCTTGGTAGATTTTTCATCTTTGCCAATGATGACTGCTGATCATCTTCGTGATTCTCCAGAGCAGATGCTGTGTGTCTCTCAGGATCATATTGAACGTGTCGTCACTTTATCCAGTTCAGGAACTACCGGCCCCCCAAAACGCATTTTTTATACTCCTGAGGATCTAGAGGCTACACGAGAGTTTTTTTCTTGGGGGATGTCCAATCTTGTGAGTGCGGGAGATACAACATTGTTGCTGATGCCTGCTGACCGACCAGGCGGTGTCGGGCAGTTGCTTACAGAATCTCTTCAGCGAGTTGGCGTCAGGGCTGTTGCACATGGAATATTGGAAGATGCAGAGCAGGCCTTGGAGCAATGTCTTGCAGAACGTGCGCAGTGCATTGTTGGCTCTGCTGCACATGTAAATCTGTTAGCCGCCGCCTGGGAGGCCAAACGAATCTCATCCCATAAAATTCGCTCGGTGTTATTATGTTGGGATGCCGTCCCAGATGCTGTTGTTCGTAATTTGGAGCGGATTTTAGGCTGCCGTGTCTTTCGACATTGGGGTATGATCGAAACCGGTCTAGGGGGGGCGGTTGAATGCGAACCTTATTCCGGAATGCATATACGCGAAACTGATGTGTATCTTGAAATTGTGTCTCCAGAGAATGGAGAGTCTGTCCAAGATGGACAATTCGGTGAGTTGGTAATTTCAACTCCCTTGAAGCTAGGTATGCCTCTTATCAGATACAAGACTGGTGACGTAGGGCGTATCCTACCCGAACGATGCGATTGTGGTAGTCCTTTGAAGAGGCTTGATCCAATCGTGCATCGACTTGATGATGGGATACTGGTTAATGGAAATTGGCTGTTGTTACGTGATTTGAATGAGCGGCTTTATGCCTTGCCTGGCGTAGCAGATTTCAGTGTAGATTACTGTGATAACCGTATTCAGATAGTGGTTTGTGGCGAGCCCGCTTCATTGGCTCATGATGTCCGAAAGGACATGGAGTCAATGATTGGGATTGGACAGGCTATAGCGAATGGATCGATAGAATTGAATGTGTCTTGTCAGAATAGTGGAATCCCTGCCGTTGCCGGGCTGGGTAAGCGGCGTATTCGTCAGGGCTTGAGAGGATAG
- a CDS encoding XdhC family aldehyde oxidoreductase maturation factor, giving the protein MKEFIRSVCELLDRGESIVLATVVQSNGSTPRSSGAKMAVRSDGSIVGTVGGGLAEAMACRKSLDLLAKGDGAALSFYVDMTQELAANSDMICGGGLTILLEVLAPGGKGESAYSEVDNLMRKGIRCMLRTRFEEHNEMSAIRHTVVEADRSGCMEFLEDGIVMELCEPFIPPASLFIFGGGHVSLSTETVGSLIGFRTVILDDREDFANRKRFPNADEVVVLSSFENCCDGLPITDDSFIVIVTRGHLHDRTVLADALRTGAGYIGMIGSKKKRDKIYDSILADGFSQADIERCHCPIGLTIGAQTPEEIAVSIGAELIQIRAEMGV; this is encoded by the coding sequence ATGAAGGAATTTATACGTTCAGTATGTGAACTGTTGGATCGTGGTGAATCTATTGTTTTGGCAACTGTTGTTCAAAGCAATGGATCTACGCCTCGATCTTCCGGGGCCAAAATGGCTGTGCGTTCTGATGGTTCGATTGTCGGCACCGTTGGAGGTGGCTTGGCTGAAGCTATGGCTTGTAGAAAGTCGTTAGATCTTCTTGCAAAGGGCGATGGTGCCGCTTTGTCTTTCTATGTCGATATGACCCAGGAGCTTGCTGCGAATTCAGACATGATATGCGGTGGTGGCCTGACAATCTTGCTAGAAGTTCTTGCTCCAGGAGGCAAAGGTGAAAGCGCTTATTCTGAAGTAGATAATCTCATGCGCAAAGGGATTCGTTGCATGTTAAGAACTCGCTTCGAAGAACACAATGAAATGAGCGCCATTCGTCATACTGTTGTTGAGGCAGATCGTTCTGGCTGCATGGAGTTCCTTGAAGATGGGATTGTGATGGAGTTGTGTGAACCTTTTATTCCGCCTGCATCGTTATTCATTTTTGGGGGAGGGCATGTTTCCTTGTCCACGGAGACGGTTGGGTCCCTTATAGGATTTCGAACTGTCATCTTGGATGACAGGGAAGACTTTGCTAATAGGAAACGCTTCCCAAATGCAGACGAGGTCGTGGTGCTTTCTTCATTTGAGAATTGTTGTGACGGACTGCCTATTACGGATGATTCGTTTATTGTAATCGTTACGCGAGGACATTTACATGATCGTACAGTATTAGCTGATGCTCTTAGAACGGGTGCTGGATATATTGGGATGATTGGAAGTAAAAAGAAGCGCGATAAGATTTATGACTCTATTCTGGCGGACGGTTTTTCCCAAGCGGATATCGAACGTTGCCATTGTCCTATTGGTTTGACCATTGGGGCACAGACGCCTGAGGAAATTGCAGTTTCTATTGGAGCTGAACTTATTCAGATAAGAGCAGAGATGGGCGTATGA